One genomic region from Accipiter gentilis chromosome Z, bAccGen1.1, whole genome shotgun sequence encodes:
- the LOC126035934 gene encoding interferon-like encodes MAAPATPQPRRPHGAPALLLLLPALATALACHHLHPRDATFPWDSLQLLQAMAPSTPQPCHHQQAPFFPDALLHTNHPQQAAATALRILQHLFATLSSPTTPQHWDAQARHHLLNNLQHHIHQLQQCLPANATLLQGRGPRNLLLNVNKYFRHIHDFLHTHNHSACAWDHVRLEARVCFQHLHNLTRTIPS; translated from the coding sequence atggctgcgcccgcaaccccacagccccgccggccgcacggcgccccggcgctcctgctcctcctgccggctctcgccaccgccctcgcctgccaccacctgcatccccgcgacgccaccttcccctgggacagcctccagctcctccaggccatggctcccagcaccccacagccctgccaccaccagcaggcgcccttcttccccgacgccctcctccacaccaaccacccacagcaagccgccgccaccgccctccgcatcctccagcacctcttcgccaccctcagcagccccaccaccccccaacactgggacgcccaggcacgacaccacctcctcaacaacctccagcaccacatccaccagctccagcaatgcctgccagccaacgccacgctcctccaaggccgagggccccgcaacctgctgctcaacgtcaacaaatacttccgccacatccacgacttcctccacacccacaaccacagcgcctgcgcctgggaccacgtccgcctcgaagctcgcgtctgcttccaacacctccacaacctcacccgcaccatccccagttag
- the LOC126035927 gene encoding interferon-like, protein MAAPATPQPRRPHGAPALLLLLPALATALACHHLRPRDATFPWDSLQLLQAMAPSTPQPCHHQQAPFFPDALLHTNHPQQAAATALRILQHLFATLSSPTTPQHWDAQARHHLLNNLQHHIHQLQQCLPANATLLQGRGPRNLLLNVNKYFRHIHDFLHTHNHSACAWDHVRLEARVCFQHLHNLTRTIPS, encoded by the coding sequence atggctgcgcccgcaaccccacagccccgccggccgcacggcgccccggcgctcctgctcctcctgccggctctcgccaccgccctcgcctgccaccacctgcgtccccgcgacgccaccttcccctgggacagcctccagctcctccaggccatggctcccagcaccccacagccctgccaccaccagcaggcgcccttcttccccgacgccctcctccacaccaaccacccacagcaagccgccgccaccgccctccgcatcctccagcacctcttcgccaccctcagcagccccaccaccccccaacactgggacgcccaggcacgacaccacctcctcaacaacctccagcaccacatccaccagctccagcaatgcctgccagccaacgccacgctcctccaaggccgagggccccgcaacctgctgctcaacgtcaacaaatacttccgccacatccacgacttcctccacacccacaaccacagcgcctgcgcctgggaccacgtccgcctcgaagctcgcgtctgcttccaacacctccacaacctcacccgcaccatccccagttag